The sequence GTATTCTTCGCCGCCGATGCTGATGTTTGCGCTTCTGTCCGTATCCTGCATTATTAGCTTCCTCCTCCCACAGCAAATACCGGCTCATAAACTTCCGTATACCAGCCAGCGATAGTTTCAGGCAATACACCGGGATCGTCTTCGCTGACCTCCGCCTTCCAAGGGTGCTTTCCCTGGCCATCTGGTTTGTTACGTCTCATGACTGTCCCTTCAATGGTGGGGGTCGAAAAGGTAATGCTGTCACCTTTCGTTTGCAGATTTGTCGCCGGGATTCCGAATTTCACCCTGTAAAGCCAAAAATACCTGTACTTGCCGTTAGCTTTCTTGGCTCTAAAGCCAATTGCAACAGGCGCGCCTCCATCCTCGCTGGTGGAAATCAGCACCTTGTTGTCATCAAGGGTGGCTCCCGTCAAAACCTCAGCAGCGTCTACTCCGATATCTGCAACACCAAGAGTCAGTGTGCCGCTTTGAAATTCCTTGACCACTTCTGCCGCCCCGTCATCGGCATAAAGCGTCGCCTCTGCCAGCTCCACAGAAAGCTCTGCCGTAATAGCCTTAGCCAGCGGAACAGGCGTGGCGTATGTCTCTTCTCCGTTTTCATTCTCAGTTATTTTGGCATAATATAACCTGTCCAGTCCGATTGTGGCCATGTTTTTCATTCCTCCTTTACTTCATATTCTTTTGCCACATCAATGGCATAGTGGTGATAGCCGGTATCGTCCTCATGGCCTATATACCGCCTGTCGGTAATGGTAAAGCCTGCTTGAAGCAATGTGTTCACTATTTCGTTTTTACGGGCAGTGTAGTTTCCCTTTATAAATAAAGACAACCTTACCTCCTGGGTTTCTACCTGAGGCTGGTTGTCTGCAAAAACTTCAAATGTATCTGTCATCGGAGTAATGACAAGGTACTCATCTGGCGGTACACCGCTAAATACCCCGGTTTCAATGGGGATACCCAAACCATCCAATAACGAGTTTAATTCTGACAATATGCTCATATACGACCCAGCTCCTGTTCCAGTCTTGACTTCATTACTTCGATGCAGGACTTCCTTGTAGCTGATTTTGCCGGTTTCAAAAAGGGCCTTGGAGGCTGCCCGGACTTGCCATACTCAATAATATTAGCAATCTTCGCATTGCTTTCCCCATCCTTCCTTGGTTCAGTAAAGCCGATTTTTATGTTGTGGTTTCCATCCCTGTCCTGCTTGGCAGGAGAAAGTCCCAAAGCATTTACCAATTCACCGGTTGCTCTGGACGGATATTTAGTGCCGCTCCCGATAACTGACTGAAGATTGGACTTTACTTTTGAAAGAACCACTTCCCCGCCTGCTTCCAGCACCTTAGGTATGATTTCGTCTGTTCTTTCTCCAAGTCTGGATAACTTGAGCAAGAACTGTTCCGGCATTTTAACTTCCACCTTAGCCACGTTGCAGCCCCTCCTTTTATGCTTTGCTTGATTTCACCTTTTCCGCAAGCACCTCAATATACATTCCACGTCCTTTTACATCCTCAACACTTATAATGTTGTACCTGCCATCGCTGCAAACGAGTACAAGATCTGTGGTAATTTCAAGGTTAGGTATCTTACGGAAGCGGAACAGGGCAGACGCCTGCGAAAACGCCGCCCTGTTTGCCCATTTTTCACTGCCATGCCTATCTTCCTTGTATGCTCTTACCGAAGCAAGAATGACATCACCTTTTTCAGTAAAACCCTCACTATCCTTAACCGGCTTGACTGAGATAATGTCCACGAAAGTTTTCATTTTCCCAAGGCCCATATTTACACCTTCCAATCCCGGTCAAGCCGCAGCAATAGATTAACTGTATTCCATACCTGCTGTCCTGCCTGCACACTATCCCCAAAAAAGCCAGCAGTCGAGCCATCCCTGCTTTCATAAAAATGGCTCGACAGCATAATGACAGCCTGCTCAGTAGTAGGCGGCATGGGGTTTTCAGCATAATATCCTTCCGGCTTTTTCTGGTAACTTTCCGCATAGGCCACTGCGGCTTTGATATACTCTTGTAAAAGTGCGTCATCTTCGCTGTGCTGCAATATGAGGTTTGCTTTAACCTTCTCCAAAAGTTCCATGCCGCAGCACCTCCGTTTTCATTAAGTTGATTTCTGCTGCAGTATCTTGACTGCTTCAGACAGTACCAGCTTGCCATCTACACGCTGGGTTGCCATGAATCCAACTTGTCCGGTCGCAGCATACAACTCATTAAGCCGCTTAAAAACCCTGCCTTGACGGTCTGCCACCCAGTAATAAGAAAAATCGCCGAATACAATCGTTTTTGCTCCGGCGGCAATGGCTGGCATAAATGCAGAAGTTTTAACTGGACGATTGAGGATAGTATCCGGTGTTCCAGCAGTTACAGAAGGCTGCCAGAGATACTGACCGTTGTTGTCTTTGAGCTTCCTTATAGCTTTAATTGTCGAATCATTCATAATGAATACAGCGTTCCTGCGGTACGGAGACTTTAGGCTGTAGAACAAGTCCATGATCTCGTCAAGGGTAATGGCTGTTGCACTCGCCGCGGTTACTCCTATCTCGCCACCGCCGTTATCCGCCAAGATACCGGTTGGCTTGCCAGATCCGTCGCCGATAAAAAATGCTTCCTCCTCTTTTGCTCCGATTCGGCGGGCGAATTCTTTGGCTATATACTGTTCAAGGTTAAATACACTGTCGTTTAACAATTCCTCTGACACCTTGATCATAGTAGCCAGCTTATATGCGCCGATGGATACCTGTGCAAAGGAGTCATCGCTTTCGGGAATCTGGCCTTCCTCATCCACCCAGGATGCAGTACCCTTGCTTGCCACCACAGGAATTTTCTTGTCACCGCTGGACGTGGTAATAACATTGGCAATCTGCCTAAAGATATTCTCCTCCTCCAGTGCTTCCACAAGAGTACGCTCAAAGTCGTCGGGAACAAGATATCCACCTTCGGTGTCCTCTCCAATCTGCAGCGCGTTGTGTACGTCATATTTGCGCCTGCCGCGCATCATGTTCCAGAAAGACTGCCTGTACTCATCGCTGGCACGTCCGGTTTTTTCATTGTTGCCAGATATGGAAGTGGGTTTGTCTGTAATAGGAATATTCAACGGTTTTGACAGTTCCAAATCTATGGCAGCCTGACGCTCAAGACGCTCTATTTCTTTGCCCAGCGCAATAACGTCGGCTTCCATTTTTTCATAAGTTGCGGTATCCTCCGGTGAAAGCAGTCCGTCGTTCCCGCGTTTGCTGTCGAGGAAAGCTTTAGCAGCTTCCCCTACTTTCGCGCGTTTTTCACGCAGTTCCAGTATTTTGCTCATAATCAAATCCTCCTTAAGGTTTTATTTGGGGTCCCCGCTAAATCGTAGATTTAGTGGGGTAAAAGTAGAAAAAGCCGCTTTTCAAGCGACTCAATTGGTGTTCCTTTTGGTTTTTCTTTTGGTTTAAGCTTTTGCAGGATGGAATTTGTTACTGCCTGCCTGCTGAAGATCATTCCTCCTGATACTTCAAACTCGGATGGGAATGATTCATCCTCCATAAACAAGATTCCATCAGCAAAGCCAAGTTCCACCGCTTTTCTTGCGTTAAACCAGCTTTCTGCATCCATTAGGTGCGATATTTTTGCCCTGGAAAGTCCGGTTTTCAGCTCATAAGCGTTGATGATGGATTCCTTTATTTCTTCCAGCATTGCGATAGCTTTCTCCATTTCTTCTGTATCACCGATGGCTATTGTCATAGGGTTGTGAATCATCATCATGCTGACTGGTGACATAAAGACGTCACCTCCGGCCATAGCTATGACCGAAGCGGCGCTGGCTGCAATACCGTCAATCTTTACCGTCACTTTGCCTTTGTAATCCATAAGCATGTTGTAAATTTGATTAGCTGCAAATATATCTCCGCCAGGGCTGTTGATCCAGATCGTTATATCACCCTCTCCGGACAACAGCTCTGATTTGAACTGTTTGGGAGTTACTTCGTCTCCCAGCCAGCTTTCTTCAGCTATTGGGCCGTCAATATATAATGTCCGGCTGCCATCATCGTTTTGTATCCAGTTCCAGAAGCGGCGAACCGGTTTTTGTTTTTGTGATTTGTTCAACTTTTGATCCCTCCGTTTCAGCATTGTTTTTGCCTGCAAATGTACCTGCATCGGCAAGCCTGGTCATGTTACCGTTAACAAGATACAGATCTCCGCCCAACTCCGCCGGAATCCGGTTCATGTCCTCAAGCTCGCGGATATCGTTAGCAGACATCCAGCCGTTCTGGCGAGCTACAGCATAACCATTCATGCGGCTTGCATAATCACCGCGCAGAAGGCCATCTACATTGAATTTGACAAAGTATGCCCGCTTCTCTGATGGTAAAAGCAGCGCTTTTTGGAGAGCCTGTTCCCAACGCACCACCCACGGGTCAAGCGTGTATTTAACAAATTCCAGAGATTGCTGTTCGATGTTTGAAAAGCTTGACTTTTCAAGATCTCCAACCATATGGGGAGGTACTCGGAATATCCGGGCAATTTCGTTTATCTGGAACTTTCTTGTCTCCAAAAACTGTGCCTGTTCGGGTGGAATGCCGATTGGCTGAAACTTCATTCCCTCTTCCAGGACTGCAATACGGTGAGCATTGGCACTTCCTTGATAAACAGCGTTCCAGCTTTCACGCACCTTTGCCGGATCCTTTAATACGCCGGGATGTTCCAGAACGCCACCCGGATTTGCTCCGTTGGCAAAAAAGGATGCACCATACTCCTCACAGGCAATAGCCATGCCTATGGCATTCTTGGCCATAGCAATAGGGGAGTATCCGATCAGTCCGTCAAAACCGAGTCCCGGGATGTGAAGAACCTCATCACTTCGTAGGTATATAAGGCCTGCTTTTGGATTAACCCTGCTCTCATCGCTGTCGCGCCGATAAGTGTAATACAGCTCTCCGTTTGGAGCCCTGTCTACCGTCATTTTGTTTGGCAAAAGGGGATAAAGCGCCAGCACTCGCCCGGAACCGTCCCTGACAATCTGGGCATAAGCATTTCCCCATAAAAGAAGATGACTCATCAGTGTTTCTCGGAACACAAATGAAGTCATCTCAGGGTTTGGTTCGTCATGGAGCAAATAATAGAGCGGGTGGGTCAACGCTTTTTCTTTGCCACCGTCTTCCTTGTATCGGTATACATGAAGCGGAAGCCCGGCGATGGCTTCTGCAAGTATCCTTACACAGGCATACACTGCAGTTGTCTGCATAGCAGTCCGCTCATTGACAGCTTTTCCGCTGGATGTGCCGCCGAAGAAAAAGCTATATGCATTACCGAACAGGCTGTTTTTCGGCTTGTCCCTTGCTTTGAACAAGCGGGAAAATATTCTCATAAGCATCACTCCTAAAAATGGGCATGAAAAAAGCACCACATTTGTGGAGCTTCTTTACATTTTTATATTTTATTGATTAACTTCTTATTAACTTATCCTTATTTTGTAGTAAAATATCTGTTGTTTCTTTCCGTTCAAACAATTTACGATCCGTCAAATCTAATTCTTTTTGTGTTTCAATGAATTCAATTATTCTTAAAAAATAATCGAGACAT comes from Acetivibrio thermocellus ATCC 27405 and encodes:
- a CDS encoding phage major capsid protein, with the translated sequence MSKILELREKRAKVGEAAKAFLDSKRGNDGLLSPEDTATYEKMEADVIALGKEIERLERQAAIDLELSKPLNIPITDKPTSISGNNEKTGRASDEYRQSFWNMMRGRRKYDVHNALQIGEDTEGGYLVPDDFERTLVEALEEENIFRQIANVITTSSGDKKIPVVASKGTASWVDEEGQIPESDDSFAQVSIGAYKLATMIKVSEELLNDSVFNLEQYIAKEFARRIGAKEEEAFFIGDGSGKPTGILADNGGGEIGVTAASATAITLDEIMDLFYSLKSPYRRNAVFIMNDSTIKAIRKLKDNNGQYLWQPSVTAGTPDTILNRPVKTSAFMPAIAAGAKTIVFGDFSYYWVADRQGRVFKRLNELYAATGQVGFMATQRVDGKLVLSEAVKILQQKST
- a CDS encoding phage portal protein, translating into MRIFSRLFKARDKPKNSLFGNAYSFFFGGTSSGKAVNERTAMQTTAVYACVRILAEAIAGLPLHVYRYKEDGGKEKALTHPLYYLLHDEPNPEMTSFVFRETLMSHLLLWGNAYAQIVRDGSGRVLALYPLLPNKMTVDRAPNGELYYTYRRDSDESRVNPKAGLIYLRSDEVLHIPGLGFDGLIGYSPIAMAKNAIGMAIACEEYGASFFANGANPGGVLEHPGVLKDPAKVRESWNAVYQGSANAHRIAVLEEGMKFQPIGIPPEQAQFLETRKFQINEIARIFRVPPHMVGDLEKSSFSNIEQQSLEFVKYTLDPWVVRWEQALQKALLLPSEKRAYFVKFNVDGLLRGDYASRMNGYAVARQNGWMSANDIRELEDMNRIPAELGGDLYLVNGNMTRLADAGTFAGKNNAETEGSKVEQITKTKTGSPLLELDTKR
- a CDS encoding HK97 gp10 family phage protein, with amino-acid sequence MAKVEVKMPEQFLLKLSRLGERTDEIIPKVLEAGGEVVLSKVKSNLQSVIGSGTKYPSRATGELVNALGLSPAKQDRDGNHNIKIGFTEPRKDGESNAKIANIIEYGKSGQPPRPFLKPAKSATRKSCIEVMKSRLEQELGRI
- a CDS encoding head-tail connector protein translates to MELLEKVKANLILQHSEDDALLQEYIKAAVAYAESYQKKPEGYYAENPMPPTTEQAVIMLSSHFYESRDGSTAGFFGDSVQAGQQVWNTVNLLLRLDRDWKV
- a CDS encoding head-tail adaptor protein — translated: MGLGKMKTFVDIISVKPVKDSEGFTEKGDVILASVRAYKEDRHGSEKWANRAAFSQASALFRFRKIPNLEITTDLVLVCSDGRYNIISVEDVKGRGMYIEVLAEKVKSSKA
- a CDS encoding head maturation protease, ClpP-related, translating into MNKSQKQKPVRRFWNWIQNDDGSRTLYIDGPIAEESWLGDEVTPKQFKSELLSGEGDITIWINSPGGDIFAANQIYNMLMDYKGKVTVKIDGIAASAASVIAMAGGDVFMSPVSMMMIHNPMTIAIGDTEEMEKAIAMLEEIKESIINAYELKTGLSRAKISHLMDAESWFNARKAVELGFADGILFMEDESFPSEFEVSGGMIFSRQAVTNSILQKLKPKEKPKGTPIESLEKRLFLLLPH
- a CDS encoding major tail protein, translating into MATIGLDRLYYAKITENENGEETYATPVPLAKAITAELSVELAEATLYADDGAAEVVKEFQSGTLTLGVADIGVDAAEVLTGATLDDNKVLISTSEDGGAPVAIGFRAKKANGKYRYFWLYRVKFGIPATNLQTKGDSITFSTPTIEGTVMRRNKPDGQGKHPWKAEVSEDDPGVLPETIAGWYTEVYEPVFAVGGGS